The Phyllostomus discolor isolate MPI-MPIP mPhyDis1 chromosome 4, mPhyDis1.pri.v3, whole genome shotgun sequence genome window below encodes:
- the SFT2D1 gene encoding vesicle transport protein SFT2A → MEKLRRVLSGQDDEEQGLTSQVLDGASLSFSTRLKWFAVCFVSGVFFSILGTGLLWLPGGIKLFAVFYTFGNIAALASTCFLMGPVKQLKKMFESTRWLATVVMMLCFVFTLCAALWWRKKGLAVLFCILQFLSMTWYSLSYIPYARDAALKCCSSLVG, encoded by the exons ATGGAGAAGCTGCGGCGGGTCCTGAGCGGCCAGGACGACGAGGAGCAGGGCCTGACCTCGCAG GTCCTGGACGGCGCCTCCCTGAGCTTCAGCACGAGGCTGAAGTGGTTCGCCGTCTGCTTCGTGAGCGGCGTCTTCTTCTCCATCCTG GGGACCGGACTGCTGTGGCTTCCAGGCGGCATAAAGCTCTTCGCCGTGTTCTACACCTTCGGGAACATCGCCGCGCTGGCCAG CACGTGCTTTCTGATGGGGCCCGTGAAGCAGCTGAAGAAGATGTTCGAGAGCACGCGGTGGCTCGCCACGGTCGTCATGATG ctGTGTTTCGTGTTCACCCTGTGTGCGGCTCTCTGG TGGCGCAAGAAGGGGCTGGCCGTGCTGTTCTGCATCCTGCAGTTCCTGTCCATGACCTG GTACAGCCTGTCCTACATCCCGTACGCCAG ggACGCCGCCTTGAAGTGCTGCTCCTCGCTGGTGGGTTGA